A genomic segment from Candidatus Zixiibacteriota bacterium encodes:
- a CDS encoding Fe-Mn family superoxide dismutase, with product MEHKLPQLPYPNDALAPHISAQTIEYHYGKHHQAYVNNLNKLIADTEFEELSLEDIIRKSSGGIFNNAAQVFNHTFYWNCLKPGGMTGIPEKVSAILSDSFGCIDTFQKVFTQSAVTLFGSGWVWMIKKDDGSLDILAGPNACCPIAEGFKPVLTCDVWEHAYYIDYRNNRAGYVDTFWKLVNWDFVLKNLA from the coding sequence ATGGAACACAAGCTGCCCCAACTGCCTTATCCGAATGACGCCCTCGCGCCACACATCTCGGCACAAACGATTGAATATCATTACGGCAAGCACCATCAGGCGTATGTCAACAACCTCAACAAACTCATTGCCGACACGGAATTCGAAGAGCTTTCTCTTGAGGACATTATCCGCAAAAGTTCCGGCGGGATTTTCAACAACGCCGCTCAGGTTTTCAATCACACGTTTTACTGGAATTGCCTCAAGCCGGGCGGCATGACCGGCATCCCGGAAAAAGTGTCCGCAATCTTAAGCGACAGCTTCGGTTGCATCGACACCTTTCAGAAAGTGTTTACCCAGAGCGCGGTTACGCTGTTTGGCTCCGGTTGGGTATGGATGATCAAAAAGGATGACGGCTCGCTGGATATACTGGCTGGGCCCAACGCCTGCTGCCCGATCGCCGAAGGATTCAAGCCGGTACTGACCTGCGATGTCTGGGAGCACGCCTATTATATCGACTATCGCAACAACCGGGCCGGGTATGTCGATACTTTCTGGAAACTGGTTAACTGGGATTTTGTCCTGAAGAACCTGGCTTGA
- a CDS encoding glycine--tRNA ligase has translation MGTNNNDLMDKIVSLCKRRGFVFPSSEIYGGLGSTWDYGPLGAELKRNLKNYWWDAMTNRRDDIEGLDAAILMHPQVWHTSGHVSEFTDPLVDCKKCKARFRADQLEQARCPLKPSKSPLECGGELTEARQFNLMFKTFMGPLEDEANIVYIRPETAQGIYVNFLNVKNSSRQKIPFGIAQIGKAFRNEITPGNFIFRTREFEQMEMQFFVHPSEDNQWFEYWRQQRWEWYQSLGIKMEKMRWHQHSEDELAHYAKAAYDIEYEYPFGWQELEGIHNRTDFDLGRHMEATKKDLRYNDDRYTEKFIPYIIETSAGCDRTLLTLLVDGYDEVEIKGETRVFMRLSPKIAPIQAAVFPLVKKDGMPEFAENIYNELKKRFKVFYDVSGAIGRRYARMDEAGCPFGITVDGQTLEDETMTLRDRDSMEQKRMKVAELIDFLDEKING, from the coding sequence ATGGGCACGAATAACAACGACCTGATGGATAAAATAGTATCCCTGTGCAAAAGACGCGGTTTTGTCTTTCCCTCTTCGGAAATTTACGGCGGCCTCGGCTCGACCTGGGACTACGGCCCGTTGGGCGCCGAACTAAAACGAAATCTGAAAAACTACTGGTGGGACGCCATGACCAACCGGCGCGATGATATCGAGGGCCTCGACGCGGCCATCCTGATGCATCCTCAGGTCTGGCACACCTCCGGACACGTTTCGGAGTTCACCGATCCGCTGGTGGACTGCAAGAAGTGTAAGGCGCGCTTTCGCGCCGACCAACTGGAGCAGGCCCGCTGCCCCCTGAAACCATCGAAATCGCCCCTTGAATGCGGCGGCGAGCTTACCGAAGCCCGACAATTCAACCTCATGTTTAAGACTTTTATGGGGCCGCTCGAGGATGAGGCCAACATTGTTTATATACGGCCGGAAACGGCCCAGGGTATCTATGTCAACTTCCTCAACGTGAAAAACTCATCCCGTCAGAAAATCCCCTTTGGTATCGCGCAGATTGGCAAGGCCTTCCGCAACGAGATCACCCCCGGCAATTTCATTTTCCGGACCCGCGAGTTCGAACAGATGGAAATGCAGTTCTTCGTACACCCTTCCGAGGACAACCAGTGGTTCGAATACTGGCGGCAGCAGCGCTGGGAGTGGTACCAGTCGCTGGGAATCAAGATGGAGAAAATGCGGTGGCATCAGCACAGCGAAGACGAACTGGCCCACTACGCCAAGGCCGCCTATGATATCGAATACGAATATCCGTTCGGATGGCAGGAACTCGAAGGTATTCACAACCGGACCGATTTCGACCTGGGTCGCCACATGGAAGCTACCAAAAAGGATCTCCGCTACAACGATGATCGCTATACGGAAAAGTTTATCCCATATATCATAGAGACTTCCGCCGGCTGTGACCGCACCCTGCTGACTCTTCTGGTCGACGGTTACGATGAAGTCGAGATAAAAGGCGAGACGCGGGTCTTCATGCGGCTGTCGCCAAAAATAGCCCCCATACAGGCGGCGGTATTTCCACTGGTGAAAAAAGACGGTATGCCGGAATTCGCCGAAAACATCTACAACGAACTGAAAAAGCGCTTCAAAGTGTTCTATGATGTTTCCGGCGCTATTGGTCGAAGATACGCCCGCATGGACGAAGCCGGCTGCCCGTTTGGCATTACCGTTGACGGACAGACGCTTGAGGATGAAACAATGACGCTGCGCGACCGCGACAGTATGGAACAAAAGCGGATGAAAGTCGCCGAACTCATTGATTTTCTCGATGAAAAGATAAACGGGTAA
- the recO gene encoding DNA repair protein RecO translates to MSLEKSEAILLKAFNWSESSRTVVFFSQDFGRIALIDKGGRSFKSKRGRLLPFARMEITFYHSEKETRGYIREVELVQACSLEGEGSLGRLAYASAASELLNLILPEDEPQRSLYGYFASYLAQVERVRKTALPGLFTAFYLRALSQLGYHPSLAYCVGCGKELGRFSEGGELKFAVERGGLVCEACQKPGEYYIGFSYDSYQRLLALQTSSLAEAAEIEVGFAEASRFLDTLTKFLASQTGFKSDLKSLGFIEKLKNSQLIG, encoded by the coding sequence ATGTCGCTCGAAAAATCCGAAGCCATTCTGCTCAAAGCCTTCAACTGGTCAGAATCATCAAGAACCGTCGTCTTCTTCTCTCAGGATTTCGGCAGAATCGCCCTGATTGATAAAGGTGGCAGGAGCTTCAAGTCAAAACGCGGCCGCCTTCTGCCGTTCGCCCGGATGGAAATCACTTTCTACCACTCGGAAAAAGAGACGAGAGGGTATATTCGCGAAGTTGAGCTTGTGCAGGCCTGCTCTTTGGAGGGGGAGGGCAGCCTGGGGCGTCTCGCCTATGCCTCCGCGGCCTCGGAACTTCTGAACCTGATTCTTCCCGAGGATGAACCCCAGAGAAGTCTCTACGGCTATTTTGCCTCGTATCTGGCTCAGGTCGAACGTGTCAGAAAAACCGCGCTGCCGGGCCTTTTTACGGCTTTTTACCTGCGAGCGCTCTCCCAGCTCGGTTATCACCCTTCGCTGGCCTACTGTGTGGGCTGCGGCAAGGAGTTGGGCAGGTTTTCCGAAGGGGGAGAATTGAAGTTCGCGGTAGAGCGGGGCGGCCTTGTTTGCGAGGCTTGCCAAAAGCCGGGAGAGTATTATATTGGCTTTTCGTACGATAGCTACCAGCGGCTGTTGGCCCTGCAAACCTCGTCACTGGCTGAAGCTGCCGAAATTGAGGTTGGGTTCGCCGAAGCCTCACGGTTTCTCGATACCCTGACCAAATTCCTGGCCAGTCAGACCGGGTTTAAGTCGGACCTTAAATCACTGGGATTTATCGAAAAGCTCAAAAACAGTCAACTGATAGGATAA
- a CDS encoding septum formation initiator family protein: MDDCSYSEQVRKPIGQFYIAPEIRPSLISHVPRRVKKSPSIFTPLTDNLISRLSNTNQRVRRKVVKYGFWFIGIVFVYSLMSGTYGIPRIIRLELEKKHLLEANHRNLVDLVDASRVKKMLESDESYIETVARTRYRMAYPDEIIYRYRGQ, translated from the coding sequence ATGGACGACTGTTCATATTCTGAACAGGTCCGAAAACCCATCGGCCAGTTTTATATTGCGCCGGAAATCCGGCCGTCGTTAATTAGCCACGTGCCAAGAAGAGTAAAGAAATCTCCATCGATCTTCACCCCTCTGACGGATAACCTGATTTCAAGGCTGTCCAACACCAATCAGAGAGTGAGACGTAAAGTCGTTAAATACGGCTTCTGGTTTATCGGGATCGTTTTTGTCTATTCCCTTATGAGCGGGACATACGGGATACCGAGAATAATCCGGCTGGAGCTTGAGAAAAAACACCTGCTCGAGGCAAATCATCGCAACTTGGTTGACCTCGTTGATGCTTCTCGCGTCAAAAAGATGCTTGAGAGCGACGAGAGCTATATCGAAACTGTCGCGCGCACCCGCTACCGCATGGCCTATCCCGACGAGATTATCTACCGTTACCGGGGCCAGTAG
- a CDS encoding DUF4388 domain-containing protein: MVKEKSKPRLDEILLSEGLISEKQIKHALERQKSCGGKFGSQLLHHGDIDEAGLVKALAIQFACDGVVLSRLEIPDIILKFIPRRLAVARKVVPFDYDIENNLLKIACEDPNDDSLVNEICFVTRGKKIKLYIAAEIALNNAIAKYYLGKEVGMADSVRLEVPNGGVGSGKIPIAKEAAASAVNSAKVNGDHVLLVTDDKSTAPHLQALLHSGNYQVTICDSADDAIDILGMHQFHSVFIKDTVSGDYLDLIDRLRKISPDTVVRYYESASALLLEDDVHPVEENLLRRNLELYTYLLNARDKLPSDHTCVMGSFADKLCARMQIPYKDRLAIVNAAYVHDVARHYYNVGGPTDRDQLAALTIKLLRSLGYSPVVIAMLRCMYKDLKGKYTKRLPVEILGGNILTVVNIFAGAFEGAERLSLDRLDTLQKKLRDQAGSLLLPEVVEAFISLLKDEILKFHSTQNALQIMLFSRMPDVTRAVEERLKNAGYRIIGTDSVAKFSELYERSRPDIIILAPDNEASYLMTFLDELMMREISFDKTPTFIMKSGVPSGMLLSLFELGVEDVIATDGNLELLVAKIDRLAQRLQTKKDEVADMDKANGSLAHSSLTELINILAGGQRTAKLTVTPTQSPDKPLVIFFGYGSIVFARLDKLVGEEAIYTAAGWVDGEWNVETVKEDDLPSPNVTRSDETIQMNTFRILRESTKAPKVE; the protein is encoded by the coding sequence ATGGTTAAAGAAAAATCCAAGCCCAGATTAGACGAAATACTTCTGAGTGAAGGTCTCATATCGGAAAAGCAGATCAAGCACGCTCTCGAGCGACAAAAGTCCTGCGGTGGAAAATTCGGCTCGCAACTGCTGCATCACGGTGATATAGACGAAGCCGGGCTGGTGAAAGCCCTGGCGATTCAATTCGCGTGTGACGGTGTGGTGCTATCGAGACTGGAGATTCCGGATATCATTCTCAAGTTCATTCCACGAAGACTGGCGGTCGCCCGCAAAGTGGTCCCGTTCGATTATGATATCGAAAACAATCTTCTGAAAATTGCCTGCGAGGATCCCAACGATGATTCGCTCGTCAACGAGATTTGTTTTGTGACTCGCGGCAAGAAGATAAAGCTTTATATCGCGGCGGAAATCGCCCTTAATAACGCCATCGCCAAGTATTATCTCGGCAAGGAAGTCGGGATGGCCGATTCGGTCCGGCTCGAGGTTCCCAATGGCGGCGTGGGCAGCGGGAAAATCCCGATAGCTAAAGAAGCCGCAGCTTCGGCGGTGAACAGCGCGAAGGTTAACGGCGATCATGTTCTGCTGGTAACCGATGACAAATCCACCGCTCCCCATCTGCAGGCCTTGCTGCACAGCGGCAACTACCAGGTCACGATCTGCGACTCGGCCGATGACGCCATAGACATACTCGGCATGCATCAGTTCCACTCGGTGTTCATAAAAGACACCGTATCCGGCGATTACCTGGACCTTATCGACCGCCTCCGCAAAATATCGCCCGATACCGTGGTGCGGTATTATGAGTCGGCCTCGGCCCTGCTTCTCGAGGATGATGTTCATCCGGTGGAGGAAAACCTGCTGAGAAGAAATCTCGAACTCTACACCTACCTGCTGAATGCCCGCGACAAGCTTCCTTCTGACCATACCTGTGTGATGGGCAGCTTTGCCGACAAACTGTGCGCCAGAATGCAGATACCCTACAAGGACCGTCTGGCGATCGTGAACGCGGCATATGTTCACGATGTTGCCCGTCATTATTACAACGTCGGCGGACCGACGGATCGTGATCAGCTTGCCGCGCTGACGATAAAGCTGCTCAGATCGCTGGGCTATTCCCCGGTCGTTATAGCCATGTTGCGTTGCATGTACAAAGACCTCAAAGGCAAATATACCAAGCGTCTGCCGGTGGAAATTCTCGGCGGAAACATCCTCACCGTCGTCAACATCTTCGCCGGCGCTTTCGAAGGGGCGGAGCGTCTGTCTCTGGATCGTCTGGATACCCTTCAGAAGAAACTGCGCGATCAGGCGGGCAGTTTACTTCTACCCGAGGTCGTTGAAGCCTTTATTAGTCTTCTCAAAGACGAGATTCTGAAATTCCACAGCACGCAGAACGCTTTGCAGATCATGCTGTTTTCGAGGATGCCCGATGTTACCAGGGCCGTTGAGGAACGTCTCAAAAACGCCGGCTATCGCATTATCGGCACCGACAGTGTCGCGAAATTCAGCGAGTTGTACGAAAGGAGCCGCCCGGATATCATCATACTTGCCCCCGACAACGAAGCCTCGTACCTGATGACTTTCCTCGATGAGCTGATGATGCGTGAAATCTCTTTTGACAAGACGCCTACCTTCATCATGAAAAGCGGAGTACCTTCGGGCATGCTCCTGTCGTTGTTCGAACTGGGCGTGGAAGATGTTATCGCGACCGACGGCAATCTCGAGCTGCTGGTGGCCAAAATTGACCGACTGGCGCAGAGACTTCAAACCAAGAAGGATGAAGTTGCCGATATGGATAAGGCCAACGGCAGTCTCGCGCACAGCAGCCTCACCGAGCTGATTAATATTCTGGCCGGGGGACAGCGTACGGCCAAGCTGACGGTTACCCCGACGCAGTCACCGGACAAACCTCTGGTGATCTTCTTCGGATACGGTTCCATCGTATTCGCCCGCCTCGACAAACTTGTGGGTGAGGAGGCTATCTACACCGCGGCCGGTTGGGTTGATGGGGAATGGAACGTCGAAACGGTCAAAGAGGATGACCTGCCTTCGCCCAATGTTACGCGGTCGGACGAAACCATACAGATGAACACGTTCAGGATACTTCGCGAATCCACGAAAGCCCCAAAGGTGGAATAG
- a CDS encoding zf-HC2 domain-containing protein, whose product MNCQDALDLLYDIIDREASEIDTQKVKEHLENCRDCFEVYRLEQSVQEFINEKIKHAASLPKVEHLKSKILDRLDEIDKESPGRRQPRFFRLTTRTLVAAASLVILVGAGLLLAAFYRHNGSYLPLEQAHWTATENMNVYSDGDATAQVLAAVQREYAYDLKPQVSDFQLVGGTSEEIMGIRMAHFVYADDDRLISVFVAPSDEFEIPSDLKDSQVVRHNITFFDHNCRGCRLVYHQVGSLVIITATVDRDVELLDFLPGDAVV is encoded by the coding sequence ATGAACTGTCAGGACGCCCTCGATTTACTGTATGACATAATTGACAGGGAAGCATCTGAGATCGATACTCAAAAGGTGAAGGAACATCTCGAGAATTGCCGGGACTGTTTCGAAGTCTACCGTCTTGAGCAGTCGGTTCAGGAATTCATAAACGAAAAAATCAAGCACGCTGCATCATTGCCCAAAGTCGAGCACCTCAAATCCAAAATACTGGATCGGCTCGATGAAATCGACAAAGAAAGTCCCGGCCGGAGACAACCCCGTTTTTTTAGGTTGACCACCAGGACGTTGGTTGCCGCGGCGTCGCTGGTGATTCTCGTCGGCGCCGGTCTGCTTCTGGCCGCGTTTTACCGTCACAACGGCAGTTACCTCCCGCTGGAACAGGCCCACTGGACAGCTACCGAGAATATGAATGTCTACAGCGATGGTGACGCGACCGCGCAAGTCCTGGCGGCCGTCCAGCGCGAATACGCCTATGACCTCAAACCTCAGGTGTCCGATTTTCAGCTGGTTGGAGGAACCTCCGAGGAAATCATGGGTATTCGAATGGCTCACTTCGTCTACGCCGACGACGACCGGTTGATATCGGTATTCGTGGCGCCGTCCGATGAGTTTGAAATCCCGTCGGACCTGAAGGATTCTCAGGTCGTCAGACACAACATTACTTTCTTCGATCACAATTGCCGGGGCTGTCGTCTGGTTTATCATCAGGTCGGCTCGCTGGTGATTATCACCGCGACTGTCGATCGCGACGTGGAACTTCTCGATTTCCTCCCCGGCGACGCCGTTGTCTGA
- a CDS encoding sigma-70 family RNA polymerase sigma factor, with protein sequence MADRKKEELAKRKAFESEALPHMDALLRTALRMTRNESDAEDLVQETFVKAYRFWDKFEPGSNCRAWLFKIMTNIFINDYRSKSRSPMAVNVDEVDDNFLYGQLATVESAENPERHLFSKIFDDDVKKAIENLPDDFRLVVVLSFLEGFSYQEIADIADLQLGTVKSRLHRGRKLLQKELFDYAIKNGYVKDKAR encoded by the coding sequence ATGGCCGACCGGAAAAAAGAAGAGTTAGCCAAAAGAAAAGCGTTCGAGTCCGAGGCGTTGCCTCACATGGATGCCTTGCTGCGCACGGCTCTTCGTATGACCAGAAATGAAAGTGATGCCGAGGATCTGGTTCAGGAGACGTTTGTAAAGGCATATCGTTTCTGGGACAAGTTCGAACCGGGTTCCAACTGTCGGGCATGGTTGTTCAAGATCATGACCAACATCTTCATTAACGACTATCGATCGAAATCCCGATCGCCGATGGCTGTTAACGTTGACGAGGTCGATGACAACTTCCTTTACGGACAGTTGGCGACTGTCGAGTCGGCTGAAAACCCCGAACGCCACCTCTTCTCAAAGATCTTCGACGATGATGTTAAGAAAGCAATAGAGAATTTGCCCGATGATTTTCGACTGGTGGTGGTGTTGTCTTTCCTGGAGGGGTTCTCATATCAGGAAATCGCCGATATTGCCGATTTACAATTGGGAACGGTAAAGTCGCGGCTTCACCGCGGTCGGAAACTGCTGCAAAAAGAGCTATTCGATTACGCAATCAAGAACGGCTACGTCAAGGATAAAGCAAGATGA
- a CDS encoding DUF393 domain-containing protein — MPNNLQRELAGQNLVIDTMKQYHLIYDDNCPVCLSSVGKISKLDKLGLVNRVPLSQALKARNPNMPVKDKLAEQLHLVTPEGKIYRGAEAVGILATLFPQSRLLGQFMLLPGVRFLARAVYRLIARHRMRLSRLMPLN; from the coding sequence ATGCCCAATAACCTCCAGCGAGAACTTGCCGGACAGAATCTTGTTATAGACACCATGAAACAGTATCATTTGATATACGATGATAATTGTCCTGTTTGTCTGTCTTCGGTTGGAAAAATCTCTAAGCTGGACAAACTGGGGCTTGTCAATCGGGTGCCGCTGTCACAGGCACTAAAGGCGCGTAACCCGAATATGCCGGTTAAGGATAAACTGGCCGAGCAACTTCATCTGGTCACGCCCGAAGGAAAGATTTATCGCGGGGCCGAGGCGGTCGGTATTCTGGCGACGCTCTTTCCTCAATCGAGACTGCTGGGACAATTCATGCTTCTTCCCGGAGTGAGATTTTTGGCGCGCGCGGTGTACAGGCTGATTGCCCGCCACCGAATGCGCCTTTCGCGATTGATGCCTCTGAACTGA
- a CDS encoding UvrD-helicase domain-containing protein, whose protein sequence is MSRLLKDLNPDQFEAVTTTSGPLLVIAGAGSGKTRVLTRRVAYILFERLAQPHQVLAVTFTNKAAGEMKERVNALLGGEIPSLNVSTFHSFCARFLRREGEILGYDNKFTIFDDSDSETLVKNCLKDLGLTGSQFAPRAQMRKISNAKNKLISADTFAERASGYFETGTANIYKLYQSRLRECNAMDFDDLLFNSVMLLKNSEEIGERYRSRYQYLLVDEYQDTNHVQYLLLKHLLGEHNNICVVGDEDQSIYGWRGADIRNILEFEKDYPGAKIIKLEQNYRSTTVILGVASSVIANNQARKVKKLWTERQGGDRVQLLLVDSAEEEAIAVVDFLGRERAETNLKDMAVLYRTNAQSRAFEEQLRRNNIPYQIVGGISFYQRKEIKDLMAYLKLIVNIKDDVALERVINYPKRGIGAKTFSDIQALARERGVSAYELLLKLDEIPELSSRAKRIAPFVELVEKYRQKRDTEPIDLLAQDLVEDLRFLEELRQEDEIIAQTKIENVEAFIEGMAEYARHNGEATLENYLADISLFSDLDQYSEVEDKITLMTLHSAKGLEYEIVFLVGLEEGLFPLARAVAEPMELEEERRLFYVGATRAKNKLYLSSATMRHRFGEVESIPSRFIKEIPENLLERHERRTRRRFEYSQDHDRQRGFFSTRQTATRDENLGVHYDFEQSELMRVGRIVEHPTFGRGKIVGAEGFGESLTLKIIFTGVGIKKIMVRYAKLKIIG, encoded by the coding sequence ATGAGCAGACTTTTGAAAGACCTCAATCCCGACCAGTTTGAGGCGGTAACCACGACATCGGGGCCGCTTCTCGTCATCGCCGGAGCCGGCTCGGGCAAGACGCGGGTATTGACCCGCCGTGTCGCCTACATTCTATTCGAGCGGCTGGCCCAGCCGCACCAGGTGCTGGCAGTTACGTTTACCAACAAAGCCGCCGGGGAGATGAAAGAGCGCGTCAACGCGCTTCTGGGAGGCGAGATACCATCGCTCAACGTCTCCACCTTCCACTCCTTCTGCGCCCGGTTTCTCCGGCGTGAGGGAGAGATTCTCGGTTACGATAACAAGTTCACGATTTTCGACGACAGCGACTCGGAGACACTGGTCAAAAACTGTCTCAAAGATCTTGGTCTGACAGGCAGTCAATTTGCGCCGCGGGCGCAGATGCGGAAAATATCCAACGCCAAAAACAAGCTCATCAGCGCCGATACCTTCGCCGAGCGCGCCTCCGGATACTTCGAAACCGGCACGGCCAACATCTATAAACTCTACCAGAGCCGTCTTCGCGAATGCAACGCCATGGATTTCGATGATCTGCTCTTCAACTCCGTCATGCTCCTCAAAAACAGCGAAGAAATCGGCGAGCGATACCGGTCGCGGTATCAATACCTGCTTGTCGATGAGTACCAGGACACCAACCACGTTCAGTACCTGCTTCTTAAGCATCTGCTTGGAGAGCACAACAATATCTGCGTGGTGGGCGATGAAGACCAGTCTATCTACGGCTGGCGCGGAGCGGATATAAGAAACATCCTCGAGTTCGAAAAAGACTACCCGGGCGCTAAAATAATCAAGCTCGAGCAGAATTATCGTTCGACCACAGTAATTCTCGGCGTCGCCTCGAGCGTAATCGCCAACAACCAGGCGCGCAAGGTTAAGAAACTGTGGACCGAGAGACAGGGAGGCGACCGGGTGCAGTTGCTTCTGGTGGATTCGGCGGAAGAAGAAGCGATTGCGGTTGTTGACTTCCTCGGCAGGGAGCGGGCCGAAACGAACCTGAAAGATATGGCGGTGCTCTACCGCACCAACGCGCAGTCAAGAGCTTTCGAGGAACAACTCAGACGAAACAATATCCCATACCAGATAGTCGGCGGCATTTCTTTCTATCAGCGCAAGGAAATCAAGGACCTCATGGCCTATCTCAAGCTGATCGTAAACATCAAGGATGATGTCGCTTTGGAGAGGGTAATAAACTATCCCAAGCGAGGTATCGGCGCCAAAACTTTCTCCGACATCCAAGCTCTGGCACGCGAGCGGGGTGTCTCCGCTTACGAGCTGTTACTTAAACTCGATGAGATACCCGAACTGTCATCTCGCGCGAAACGAATAGCGCCTTTCGTCGAATTGGTCGAGAAGTATCGCCAGAAGCGAGACACCGAGCCGATAGATCTGCTCGCGCAAGACCTGGTGGAAGATCTCAGGTTTCTCGAGGAGCTTCGTCAGGAGGACGAAATCATCGCCCAGACCAAAATAGAGAACGTGGAAGCTTTCATCGAGGGCATGGCGGAGTACGCGCGGCACAATGGCGAAGCTACGCTTGAGAACTACCTTGCCGATATCTCCCTCTTTTCCGATCTGGATCAGTACTCTGAGGTCGAAGATAAAATCACTCTTATGACCCTGCATTCGGCCAAAGGCCTCGAGTATGAAATTGTGTTTCTGGTGGGTCTTGAGGAAGGTCTCTTTCCGCTGGCACGAGCGGTCGCCGAGCCGATGGAGCTGGAAGAAGAGCGCCGGCTCTTTTATGTCGGCGCCACGAGGGCGAAAAACAAGCTCTATCTGTCCAGCGCCACCATGCGCCACCGGTTCGGTGAAGTGGAGTCTATCCCGTCGCGTTTCATAAAAGAGATCCCCGAGAACCTTTTGGAACGCCACGAAAGACGAACACGTCGGCGTTTCGAATATAGCCAGGACCACGACCGACAGCGTGGATTCTTTTCGACGCGGCAGACGGCGACCCGCGATGAGAATCTCGGCGTCCACTACGATTTCGAGCAGTCGGAGTTAATGCGGGTCGGACGCATTGTCGAGCATCCCACCTTCGGCCGCGGCAAAATCGTCGGAGCCGAGGGATTCGGGGAATCGCTTACCCTGAAAATCATATTCACCGGGGTAGGGATAAAGAAAATCATGGTCCGCTACGCCAAGCTCAAAATAATCGGCTGA
- the rpmA gene encoding 50S ribosomal protein L27: MAHKKGVGSSKNGRDSQGQRRGTKVYGGETVTAGSILVRQCGTPIRAGYNVGTGTDCTLFAKVDGVVKYERVGRSGKRVSVYEIEPQA, translated from the coding sequence ATGGCACACAAAAAAGGTGTAGGTTCATCAAAGAACGGTCGCGACTCTCAGGGACAACGCCGGGGCACCAAAGTCTACGGTGGTGAGACTGTCACGGCGGGTTCGATTCTGGTGCGCCAGTGCGGCACCCCCATCAGGGCCGGCTACAACGTTGGCACGGGTACGGACTGCACTCTCTTTGCCAAAGTTGACGGCGTGGTCAAGTATGAGCGTGTCGGTCGCAGCGGCAAGAGAGTTTCCGTTTACGAGATCGAGCCGCAGGCTTAA